CAATCATGGCGTCGCGGGCATTGACCACAAGGTTGAAAAAGACCTGCTCCAGCCGGTTGGCGTGGGCCTTAATCGGGGCATCCGCCAGAAGGTCAAGCGTAATGTCGATCCCTTGCAAAGCCAATTCATGGCCGATCATGGTAAACACGCCACGAATTGGCTCGTTAATATCCACTTTCTCCAGCCTGGGTTCGGACTTGCGACCGAAATCGCGCAGATGGCCGATTATGCCCGCAGCCCGGTCCACCTGCTGGCTGACCTGCTCGGTGACTGTGGCCAAGGCCGCCGGTGTAGGAGAATTGCCGCTCTCCACCACCATCTTCAGGTAGTCGCTGCCGATTTTGATGGCATTGAGCGGCTGGTTCAGTTCGTGGGCGATGCCGGCGGACATCTCGCCCAGGGTCTTCATTTTGCTGGCCTGGATGAGCTGGGCGTCTTTTTCCACCAGCTCGGTGATGTCGGTGGCCGACACAATGACCGCATCGCGCCCCCGGTAGGCGATGCGGCAGGCGTGGACGTTGACGTAGAGCGGATTGCCGTCTTTTCGCACATGGCGCAGCTTGGGAAAAAGCACCCGGCCCGGGGCGTCGCGGTCGCGCAGATAGCCGGCCACGCCTCCGCCATCGGCTTCCGGCTCCAGATCGGCTACATTGCGGCCGGACAGTTCCTTGCGCCCGTAGCCGTACACCGCCTCGGCCTGGGAATTGGCATCGAGGATGCGGCCGCTCCCCGCATCGACCACAAAGACGGGATCGGGGTTGCTGTCGAAAAGGGAGCGGTATTTCTCCTCGGACTCACGCAACCGGCGGCGGTACAGGCGGATGCTCCAGATCATGTTGCTAAAGGACTCGGCGAGCTGGGCCACTTCGTCGCCGCCGCCGTCTTTGCGGTAGAACCGGCACTCCCGGCAGGTGCGGGAATTGACCAGACTGGAGGTCTCGGAATCGGCGCGATTTTGATCGAAATGCCAGCAGGGCAGATCCGTGTCGGCATAGGCTTGGCAGTGTTTGACGGCGTCGTCGGACAGGCCGAGCATGGCTTCGGGCGCATCCATACTGCCCCGGCTGATGGCGTCGGCAGCCTGGGTCAGCCGGGAAAGCGGCCGGGCCACGGCATTGGACAGGCGAAGGACAATGAGGAACATGACCACGGTGACGGCTGTGATAAAACCCAAAAAGGTGGTGCGTAGTTTTCCCACCAGGGAATCGATGTGGCTCTTGGACAGCCCGACATGGACTGCGCCCAGCGTGTAAATGCCTTCGCGCACGGGAACTGCAATGTCGATGGCCTGGGCGCTGTCAAAATCAACCAGATCAATGCCGTACTCCCGGTTCTCGGACAGGGGATTAATCTTGCGCAGGTCCTCGGGAAACGGCCGGATAAAGGTGTTGGCCAGGATGCGTCCTTCATTGTCCCGGATGAAAATGTAGGAAACCAGCACCTTGCGTTCGCCAAGTTGGGCCGCGTCGAACACCAAGCTGACCAGATTGGCCCGGTCCTTGTCCAGGATAAAGCCGCTGGCCCGTTCGGCAATGCTCTGGCCGATGGCCACGCCGCGCTGTTCGAGTTCGCGGTTAAGACTCGTCACCAAAATCCAGCGGGCCAGGATGGCAATGACGGCGCTGACCAGGAGCACCACCGCCATGGTGCCGCCAAACATCTTGAGCTTTAAGCTGACCCGTTGGGGAAACGGCATACGGTTACCGGTCGGATCCGACTGCGCCAGGGCCGCCTGCGCCGTCGAGTTCAGTGGGAACAGACGTCATCTTGGCCGAAGCCGCCAGGATCTCCTTGATGCGCCCCCAATCCGTGACCATCTGAAAGTGGCCGTGGTCAAACCGGGTGAAATAGACCCGTTCCAGGCCCTGATGGCGGTCTTTGGCGAAGCTGACTGGACTGGCGATGCCCACGGAAAAATTGGTGATGGATTCGATGGCGTCGAGGAAGTGTTCCCGGGTCAGTTCCCGACCGGCCCGGCGAAGGCCCTCGACCAGCACCCGGGCGTTTATAAACCCTTCCAAGCCGACCACATTGGGGCGTTCCTCGGGAAAGGAACGGGCCAGGAGCCGGGCGTAGTCCATAACCCCGGTCAACAACGCAGCCGCCTCAGGCAGATCCGGCGGCGGCGCCACCTGGGACATCAAAAGCGGCGTGTCGTCGCCGGGTCCGAGAATCCGGGCAATCTCGTCGGCTCCGACAAAGGAGACGGCATAAAAAAGACCCCGGTAGCCCCTGGCCCGGGCCAGCTTGATGGCCTTGGCGCAGGGACCGTAGGTGCCGATCATCACGATGGCCTGGGGATTGGCTTCCAAGAGACGCCCCACCCCCTCCTCCACGTCCATGGTGCCCCGGATGTAGGACCCACGGGCCACCGGGGCCAGCCCCAGGGATTTGAGCGCCATTTCCGTGCCCTTGAGTCCGTCAAAGCCGTAGGCGTCGTACTGATACAGCACAGCCACCCGGTCAAAGCCGAGATCGCTGACGAGATGGTCTACGGCAGCGGCAGTCTCCTGGTAATATGAGGCCCGGATGTTGACGATGTAGCGGCGAAACGGAAAACGCAGGACATCGGCCCCGGTGAAGCTGCCGACAAGCGGCACACGGGCTTCTTCCAAAAGCGGAATGATCTTGGCGGTGGTCGGGGTGCCGACGTAGCTGAACAGACAGAACACGCGGTCTTCGACAATGAGCTGTTGGGTGTTGGCCACGCAGCGCGGCGGGTCGTAGCCGTCATCAAGGGTGATGAGCTTGATGGTCCGCCCGGCCACCCCGCCGGCTTCATTGACGGCGTTTAGATAGGCCTGCGCCCCGTAAAGCGTCTGTTTGCCAAGATAGCTGGCATGGCCGGTGAGCGGCAGGGAACAGCCGATGGTCACGGTGTCGCTGGTGACGCCCGGGGTGCTGGTCGCACCTTTTTCAGGCGACGACTCTCCCGAACAGGCGGCCAGGACGACGGTCACGACGCAGGCGGCCAACACGGCCAAGCCTCGCATGCGGCGGGAAATTGGTGTGGAGATGCCCATGGCTGAGGATAGCAGACGAGGCCAGGGGTTGGTCAACCGGTGTGACGGGCCAAACGGGCCGGCCGGACCGGCCGCGCAAACCGCCGCAGTCGGGAGGCCGTGGCAGCGGCCTCCCGAAGCGGACGGAAGCGGGAACCTAACCGAGAACCCGAAGCGGACGCATGACCTTCGCCAGGAAGGCCTTGCGGCTTAAGGGCCGTGGTCCGGCGTCTCCGAACTGGACGTATTTGTAGTAGGCGCTGGGCGGGAACGGGCACAGGAAGATGACCCGCACCGAATCAGCGTCCACCAGCTCGGCCTTGGGGAACTTGACCTTGAGCTTTCCCAGGCGTTCCCGGGCCATGGCCAACATTTCGTCACGGTCGCCGAAGTTCATGGTGCCGGTGGGACAGGTCTTCACGCATGAAGGCACCATGCCGGCATGGATGCGGTCGTTGCACAGGTCGCACTTGTACATGAGCTTGGTGGCCGCATCGACGCGGGGAATGTCATAGGGACAGGCCTCGCGCACACCCTGGGCGTTTAAGCCCTTGCACTTCTCAGTAAACACCACGGCCCCGGTCTCAGGGTCCTGGACAATGGCGTCAGGGACTTCGGAATCACCGACCATCTTGCAGGGCGCATCCAGGCAGTGGCGGCATTGGTCCGGAAAGAACAGCCACTGGAACGTGTCGTCGATGGTGGTTTCGGTAAAGCGCACCACTTTGAGCGTCTGCCAGGACAGATCCGGCGGATTCTGGTGCGAACCGGTATTTTCCGTTTGCTCCACGGGTTTATTCTTCCACTGCTTGCAGGCGATCTGGCAACCCCGACAGCCGGTGCAGCGCGACAGGTCGACAAAGAAGCTCTTTCCATTCATGGCGTCGGTCCTCCCTAGGCCTTGCGCACGTTGACCATGAAGGCCTTGGTCTCGGGGATGCCCGTATTGGGATCGCCGACTGACGGACACAGGATGTTGGCCGAATCACCGCCGTTTTTGGGCCAGGTCCAGCCATAATGCCAGGGGATGCCCACCTGGTGGATGGTCTGGCCAAGCACGGTAAACGGCTGGATGCGTTCGGTGACGATGGCCTTGGCCCAAAGCGACCCGCGGGTGCAGTCGAGAATGACCTTTTCACCGTTTTTAATGCCGCGCATCGTGGCCAGCTCCGGGCTCATCTCGCAGAACATCTGCGGTTCCGCCTCAAGGAGCCAGGGAGAGTTGCGGGTCATGACGCCGGTCTGCCAGTGCTCGGTCACCCGGTAGGTGGAGCAGATAAACGGATACCGGGGATCGCAGGAGGCGTGAATGTCGGCCGGGCCGGTGAACTTGAGCGCCGTCGGGTTGTGCAATTGCTTGGAGAAGGGGTTCTCGGCAATGGGACACTCCAGCGGCTCGTAGTGCTCGGGCAAGGGGCCGTCGTTGCGGCCCGGGCCAAAGATCTGGCCCATGCCGTCGCCGGTCATGATAAACGGGAACTTGCCCTTTTCGGTGTCGGCCATGGGTGGCCAGGGACCGTCAGGCACATCGCCTTCCCATTTGCCGTTGACCCAGGCAATGACCGGCTTGTCCGGCTGGTAGGGCTTGCCTTGGGGATCGACCGAGGCACGGTTGTAGAGCACCCGGCGGTTGACCGGCCAGGCCCAGGACCAGGCCGGGAACAACCCGATCTTGGCCTGCATGGCCGTTTGGGACTTATCGCGCCGGGCGGACATGTTCTTGTCGGTGTAGGAACCGCAATAGACCCAGGTGCCGGAGCAGGTGGAGCCGTCGTTTTGCAGCAGGGCAAAGCTCGGCACCGGATCACCGGGCTTAAAGGTCTTGTCCGCGTCGCCGACCTTGAGGGTTTTTTCCGTGAGGAAATAGCCGTTGATGCGCTTGGCGACCTTGTGGGGATCGTAGATGTGGTTGGTGGCCACATCCCAATTGAGGTTTTTGATGGGATCGGGATAGGCCCCGCCTTCTTTGGCGTAAAGCTCCCGGATCTTTTCAAACAACTCATAGATAATATCGCCATCGGGCTTGGAGTCGCCGGACGGTGCCTGGGCCACATTGCGCCACTGCATCCAACGGCCGGAGTTGGAGATGGAGCCTTCCTTTTCAAAGGACACGGCGCACGGCAGATAAAAGACCTCGGTCTTGATCTTCTTGGGGTCCATGCCCGGGCCCTTCCAGAAGGAACCGGTCTCGGTCTCGAACATGTTGACCGTGACCATCCAGTCAAGCTTGGTCATGGCCTCACGGGTCTTGTTGGAGTTGGCGGTGCTGGCGGCCGGATTCTGGCCCCAGGCGAAAAAGCCCTTGAAGGCTCCGCCAAGCATGACGTCAAACAGCGACAGCCAGGAGTAGTCCTTGCCCGGCTCAAGCTTGGGCAGATAGGAATAGCCGGTGTCGAGATCCTGGTTGGGATACATCGACTTGATGAAGCTGGCCAGGTACTTGGGCCGGTTGCCCCACCAGTTGGCGCTTTGCGGTTCCTTGGTGACCGGGGTGTTCTTCTCGTTGTACTCGGCCAGGGTCTGCATCGCCGCCGTGGGCGTGGGGATGTAGCCGGGCAGAATGTGGAAGAGCAGCCCCTGGTCGGTGGAACCCTGGACGTTGGCCTCGCCGCGCAGGGCGTTAATGCCGCCGCCGGCCACACCCATGTTGCCAAGAAGCAGCTGGATGATGGACATAGCGCGGATGTTCTGTACGCCGACGGTGTGCTGGGTCTGGCCCATGGCGTAGAGCATGGTGCCGGACTTTTCCGGTTTGCCCGTGGCGGCGTAGGTCTGGTAGACCTTCTGCAAATCGGCCACCGGGGTGCCGGTAATAGCCGAAACAGACTTCATGTCATAACGGTCGTAATGGGCCTTCATGATCTGGTAAACGCAACGAGGATCTTTGAGGGTCGGATCCTTCTTGATGCGTCCCTGGTCGTCCTTGGCAAAGCTCCAGGTCGACTTGTCATAGGCGCGCTTCTCAGCGTCAAAGCCGCTGAACAGGCCGTCCTTGAAGTCGTACTTGTCGCCCAGGATAAACGAGGCATTGGTATAATTGACGACGTAGTCTTTAAAGATCAGGTTGTTGGCCAGGATGTACCGGATGAGACCGCCGAAGAAGGGAATATCGGAGCCGGACCGGAGCCGGGCAAACACGTCGGCATGCTGGGACGTACGGGTGTAGCGCGGATCCACGTGGATCATGGTCGCGCCCTTGTCCTTGGCCCGAAGCACCCATTTAAACGAGATGGGATGGTTCTCGGCGGCGTTGCTGCCGATAATGAAAATGCAATCCGAATTGACGATGTCGATCCAGTGGTTCGTCATCGCCCCGCGTCCGAACGACTCTGCCAGAGCCGCTACAGTTGCGCTGTGTCAGATACGGGCCTGGTGCTCAATGTAACTTAACCCCATGGCCCGGAGCATGGCCTGGTAGATCCAGCATTCTTCGTTGTCCATAGCGGCGGAACCGACCGAGGCGATGCCTTCGCAGCGGTTGACCACCCGGCCCTTGCTGTCCTTGGTCGTAAAGCTGCCGTCGCGGGCTTCCTTGACCTTGCGGGCAATGCGGTCGAGCGCCCAATCCCAGGATTTTTCTTCCCAGTTCTCGCTGTAGGGAGCACGGTACATGACTTTGAGAATACGGCGGTCGTTTTTCCCAAGCTGGTAATGGGACGCACCCTTGGGACACAGAGCGCCTTCGTTGATCGGATGGTCGGGATCGCCCTCAATGTTGACCACCCTCCCCTTGCCGTCCTTGTCCGTGCTGGCTATGAGCCCGCAGCCCACCGAACAGTAGCAGCACACCGAGGTGGTCTGCTTGGTGAACTTGAGTTTGGCCGCCTGCGCTTCAGCATAGGCCGGCTTCAGATCGAAGCCGAGTCCGCCGAAAGCGGTCACTGCGGTCGTCGCGCCAGCAATTTTCAGGAACTCTCGCCGGTTCCACTCCATGGTCCGTCTCCTTGCCGCTAGGCGTTCATCACAATCCCGCCGCCAGGCTTGCGGCGTCGGGCTTTGACCCGTGTGGTGTTATGCTAAATTTAGCATAAGTTAAAAATAACATATACTTCAGTGCAAAGGATCACTCTTTATCTAAAAAGCGGGCCGCACGGGGTCAAAGAAAACCGTATTAGTTAAGATCTGGCACTAACGAGGCAATGTTGGCGAGTAAAATCGGCAGGATATCCTGGTCTCGATGGTTGTAGCGAAACTCCAACTCCTTCAGATAGAGCGGAAATTTCCGGGCTGTGACGCCATGAAACCGGATCAGCCGCTCCCGGGCATACGGCCAGAACCCGGCCTGTCGGGGGTCGACCTCAGGAGCCCGGCCGGCCACCTCGACCAACCGGCGGTTGAGCAGCTCCGAGCCGCAGGCGACCAGGGCGTCATAGCGCAGATACCGATCGGAATAGACAATGGACCCCAGGCGCGACAGGGGCAGGGAGAAATTACGGTTGAAATGCAGTAGATCCTGCGGGGCAAGGGTTGGCAGATAATCGATAAACACCATGTCGCCGCGTTCCAGAATGCCAAAGACCGGAATGGCGGCCAGGGGCGCCTCGGGACCGTCGGGCCGCATGGCGCGCGCCGCCGAACCGAGTTCAGCGCCGAGCGGACTTTTCAGAATCTCCAAGCCGTCCAGGCTGGCGGCCAGGATGGACAGGCGAACCACCGTGGCGGCCTTGTAGGCGGTGTTGTAGGCCATCCCCAGGGCGGCGGCCATGGCGTGGGCGGTTTCGTCAGCGGCAAAAAGAACCAGCAGGCGCAGCCACTGGCGCGGCGTGAGGCCAGCCAGGCCGGCGAACCGGCCGGACAGGGCATGAAAAGTGTAGCGACACGAGGCACAACGCACCCGCCCCTCGGCCAGGACATAGGCCTTGCCCGTCCCGCATCGCGGACACACGGGACGCCCTGCGGGCCAGCAATGGCGTTCCAGGAACTTCCGAGCGCTCTCCTCGGTCCGGACATGCCGGGTCAGATCAAGAGCCATGCAGCCTGCAGCCTAGCCGCCAATAGCCGACATGTCCCTGGCCTTGGACGTGCCTCCGGGGTTTAAGACCTCGTAGCCAAGCGGTTTGGTCCGCAGAGCCATGGCAATGATCTGGCGGACCTTGGGCAGGCCCAGGACGGGATTGCGCAGGATGGGTCGCAGCCGGTACTCGCGCTCGGAAAAAAGGCAGGTGCGAAGCTTGCCGTCGGCCGTGATGCGCAGGCGATTGCAGTTGTCGCAGAAGTGTTCGCTTAAAGGCGAGATGACGCCGAACCGGCCAGCCCCGTCCACAATGCGGTGCATCTTCGCCGGACCGCCGGCGGCCCGGTCATGGTCGTCAGGCACGAGTTCGGCCGTGCGGGCGGCCATGGACAGCACGTCCCGGGCCGAGATGTAGTTTTCCGAGCGCCACAGATTCCCATCGCCGACCGGCATGAATTCGATAAAGCGCACGTCGATGGGTGCGGCCTTGGCCATGGCGACAAAATCCGGAATTTCCACGGTGTTGATGCCTCGAAGGGCCACGGCGTTGAGTTTCACCCGCAGTCCGGCGGCCAGGCATTCATCCAAGGCCCGGCGCACGGCATCCAGGCGGTCATGCCCGGTGATGCGTTCAAATTTCTCCCGATCCAGCGTGTCCAGGGAGATATTGACGGCGCGCACGCCAAGCTCGGCCAGGGTGGCCGGATGGCCGGCCAACAGGGTGGCGTTGGTAGTGATGCGCAGGTCCACATCGGGAAAGCGGGTGCGGATCGAGGCCACAAAGGTCATGAAATCGCGCCGGGCAAACGGTTCCCCGCCGGTCAGCCGGACCTTGGTGATGCCCATGTCCCGGGCCAGGGACACAAGGTCGAGCAGTTCCTCGTAGCGCAGGATTTTGTCGTGGGGAATGAAGGTGATGCTGCCCTTGGGGCGGCAGTACATGCAGGCGAGGTTGCAGCGATCGGTGACGGACAGGCGCAGGTAGCTTACCTCACGGCCTCGCCCATCGCGCAGTACGGCGGCATTGCCGGTCATATCCCCTCCTCCATGCCTCGGGCCCGGATCAGGTCCGGCGGCGAATTGACGTTGAAAAAGGCCCGGGCTGCGGCAGAGTCCTCCCGGCTGTAATCGACATGGCAGCGCAGTTCTTCAGGGAAAATCGCCGAAAGTCGGCGCTGACCCGCCAGCAGACAGCGTCGCAACACCTCGGCCCCGGCCGGATCGTAGATGGCCACCAGGGATTCCACAAACCCTGTCTCGATGATGCGGTAGGTGGTCATGATCGCCGTATTGGGGCGTTCTCTCCAGGCGGCAATCAACCGTACCAGGGTGGCTTCATCCAAAAAGGGGAGATCGCACGACACAACCAGACACGGCCGGCCCGTGGCGGCAAGGACGGAAAGCACCCCACCGGCCGGCCCAAGCTCAGGGGTTTCGTCAGCCACCCAGGGGACGGCCAGTTCAAAGGGCGACGGGTCGCGCCCGGACACCAGCACCTCGCCGGTGACGGCGGCCACGGTATTGGCCACCCGCCGAAACAGCGGCTGGCCAAAAAACGTCAGCCAGGCTTTGTCCCGGCCCATGCGACTGCTTTTGCCGCCAGCCAGGATAACGCCAAGAGGCATCGGCCCGGTCGGGGTCACATGCCGACCCTGCCGCTTGGATCGGTAAAGACCGTGAAGCGTTCCTCGGCGTCCCGGGCGAACCCGACCAGGGTGATGCCGGCCTCCTGGGCCGCAGTCAACGCCGCTCCGGTCACGGCCGAGCGGCTCACCACCATACGGATGCCGGCCCGCAGCGCCTTGTGCATCATGCTGGCCGTCACCCGGCAGGACAGGAACAGGACCAACTCCGGCAGGCAAAGCCCCAGGCGCAGGCCGTAGCCGGCCAGCCGGTCCAGGCAGTTGTGGCGGCCGATATCTTCGGCCCGCACGACAAATTCGCCGATCCCGGTGTCGTAAAGCGCTGCCCGGTGAAAGCAGCCGGTATCGTTCCAAAGCCCGGGCTCGGCGATAAACCGGCGCATCAGGCCAAGCAGTTCGGCTGCCGGCAGCCCTCGGGGCAGGGCCGTATCCGGGGCCGGGCGCGTGTCGGGCCGGACGTCCAAATCAAAAAAAAGACCCTCGGCCGCTGTCATGACCGGAAGCTGTCCCGCCGGGAGCATATCCAGGGCAGCATGGCCAAGGACCAGTACTTCCGGGTCAAGCGGCGCGGCATAAAGCGTTTTTTTCCCAACGCCGGCGACCGTCAGGGTGACCCGGATCTCCGTGGCCACGTCGTCGGTGATGTCGGAAAACCTGCCGTTGCGGTAGCGACGACAGGGCACGGATCGGGTCAGGGGCGCATCAAGCATTAAAACCCCCAGGCGGACAATACCGGCCGGTTATACCCCTGTCCCCGGGCCGCCATGTCCAGGGTCAGGGATTCCAGGTCGTCCAGGACCGGGACGCTGGCCCGGTCAAATTCCCGAAAATCCGTGGTTTTGATATAGCACTTGCAGGTCAGGCAGACATGCACGAAATACCCCGGCTCTTCCGCCGCAGAAAATACTTCGAGTTTTTTGGCGTCTTCCTCGCCGCAATACGGGCACATGAGGCGTCTGGCCCGGTATTCGAGCTGGCAAAAGGAGCAGGTCAGATGCCTGGCCCCTTCCTTGCCCACAAGCCGGGCCATGAGCGGCGGGCTGGCGCAGGTCGGGCATTGGCCGAACTCCCAGGAGCGGTCGACGGGGAAATGGGCGTGGACCGCCTCGCTCACGGCCGCCAGCCGGGGGGCCAGAGCTGCCTGGACGAGAAAATTGAGCAGCCGCGGCGCACTGGGCGTGCGTTCGCCAAAGGCCGCAAAGAAGCTGTCGTCCCCGGCCAGATGTTGGCGTACGGCCTTGGCCAGATCAAGTTCGCCGGACTGTCTGGCTGCGGCAATACCATCCATGGCTTGAACCAGATGGGCTTCATTGTCCCGGACAAAACCGGACAACTCGTCAAAAAGGGCCTCCATCCGGACCATGTCCACAGGGAAAGCATCACGGGCCAACATGGGCGCCCCGCGCAGGACCCGCTCAATGTCTTCAAGCATCCCGGGAACAATCTCCACGGACTCCGAGGCCCTGGCTGCAAGCTGCGCCTTGGCCGTGGCTGCAACCAAAGCCAGCATGGAAGCCGGCAGGACCGTTTTCTTCGACAGGGCTTCGAGTTTTTTAGTCAATAATTTAGATTCGTTGTCTGCATCGAAGGGCATGATGACTCCTTAAAAACGGTCCCGGTTGCCAGAGACGCCCGGGCCTTGATGACATTATGGTGACGCAAACCGGGAATGGCAAGGAAACAGATGCCCCCACCAACCGGCACGAGGCGTTCCGCCGAGCCTGGGGCTACTGGGCCACTGGCAACCGGACCAACGGCGCCGGTGTTTGTGTGGGCAATTGGTCAATACAGACCGGCGCTGTCAAGGGCGTCGCCGTATTTCCGGAGCGGTTTCCGACCTCCCGGAGGCGTTTTCCCCACTTGCCGGGACAGGAGAGGCAAGCGGTTTCGCAGGCCTTGACGCCGCGCCGCGCTGACGCAGCCAAGAAACCATATGACGACCGACGTCTGTTCCAGGCCAAACAGTGGGGAGCAGGGTTGACGTCGGCGGCTCTTGGCCGCAGTCTTGGGCCATGCGGCGATGCAAAGCGGCCTTGTCCCACAGCCCAGGCCGGCGCACAGTGGACTTTGACGCTCTAACACGGTGAGGCGAATTCCATGGGCTGGTTGACGGCATTATTGACGTCTTCGTCGGCGGTTTCGGCCGTCGCGGTACTGGGGCTTGTGGCCGCAACCGGACTGGCCCTGGGCCGCATTCCGGTTGCCGGCGTGCGCCTGGGCGTCGGCGGCGTGCTCTTTAGCGGACTGGCCGCCGGCCATTTCGGACTTGGGCTCGACCATCATGTCCTGGAATTTGTCCGGGAATTCGGGCTGATCCTTTTTGTCTACGCCATCGGGATGCAGGTCGGTCCGGGGTTTGTGGACTCGCTGCGCCGCCGGGGACTGCGGCTCAATGTCATGGCTGCGTTCATCGTCGTGTTGGGGGCCGGACTGGCTGCCGCTTTTCATCTGACCGGCCTGCTCCCCCTGCCGGTGGCCGTCGGCCTCTACAGCGGGGCCGTCACCAACACGCCCGCCCTGGCCGCCGCCTCCCAGGCCTTTGCCGAAGTGGCCCCAGCCCTGGCCGAGCACCATGTCGGACAGGCCGGACTAGGCTATGCCGTGGCCTATCCCTTCGGCATCTTCGGCATCATCTTAACCATGCTCGTGCTGCGTCGTCTCTTTCGCATCGACCCGGCCAAGGAGACGCAACAACTTGAAGCCCTGCTTCGCAGCCATGCCCCGCCGCTGACTGCCGCCACCATTGAAGTCGCCGCTCCGGCTGCGTTCGGGCTGGCCTTGTCCGGGCTGGCGGCGACGACGACCGACGGCGTGGTGGTGTCGCGGATTATGGACCACGGCACGGTGCGGGCGGCCGGGACAGACACAATCCTGACGCCGGGAATGCTGCTCCATGCTGTCGGCCGGGCGGATGCCGTCGAGGCCCTGTGCCGACAGGTCGGCCGCAGAAGCCAGGCCGATCTGCCGGCCCTGCCCGGCCCGCTGGAAGTGCGCCAGCTGATCGTCACCCGGTCGGCCGCTGTCGGACGCACCGTACCGGAACTGGGGCTGGACCAGGGACATGACGTGGCCGTCACCCGAATCATCCGCTCGGGCACGGAATTCTCCCCAGGCCCGGACGTGCCGCTGCACTGGGGCGACCGGTTGCGCTGCGTCGGCACGGCCGAAGCCCTGACCGGGGCCGAGGCCCAGGTCGGCAATTCGAGCCGGGACTTGGCCAAGCCCCACATTTTGCCCATCTTTATCGGCATCCTGCTCGGCACGGCCCTCGGCAGCATCCCCGTGCCGGTGCCGGGGCTGCCTACCAGCGTGCGCCTGGGCGTGGCCGGCGGTCCACTCCTGGTCTCCATCCTGCTGTCGCGGCTGCATCATTTCGGGGGGCTGGTCTGGTATCTGCCCCAAAGCGCCAATCTGCTGCTGCGGGAAATCGGCATCACCCTTTTTCTGTCCTGCGTGGGTCTGGCCGCCGGCAGCCGCTTCGTGGCCAGCATCGCCTCGGGTCAGGGGCTGGTCTGGTTCGCGGCCGGGGCCGTCATCACCTTCGTGCCCCTGCTCACCGCCGGCGTCATCGGCCGGGTTTTTCTGCGCTGCAACTACGCCTCGACTTGCGGGCTGCTGGCCGGTTCCATGACCGATCCCCCGGCCCTGGCCTTTGCCTCCCAGATGCTCGGCGGCGACGCCCCGGCCTCGGTCTATGC
The nucleotide sequence above comes from Desulfovibrio sp. TomC. Encoded proteins:
- a CDS encoding formate dehydrogenase accessory protein FdhE, producing MPFDADNESKLLTKKLEALSKKTVLPASMLALVAATAKAQLAARASESVEIVPGMLEDIERVLRGAPMLARDAFPVDMVRMEALFDELSGFVRDNEAHLVQAMDGIAAARQSGELDLAKAVRQHLAGDDSFFAAFGERTPSAPRLLNFLVQAALAPRLAAVSEAVHAHFPVDRSWEFGQCPTCASPPLMARLVGKEGARHLTCSFCQLEYRARRLMCPYCGEEDAKKLEVFSAAEEPGYFVHVCLTCKCYIKTTDFREFDRASVPVLDDLESLTLDMAARGQGYNRPVLSAWGF
- a CDS encoding putative transporter, translating into MGWLTALLTSSSAVSAVAVLGLVAATGLALGRIPVAGVRLGVGGVLFSGLAAGHFGLGLDHHVLEFVREFGLILFVYAIGMQVGPGFVDSLRRRGLRLNVMAAFIVVLGAGLAAAFHLTGLLPLPVAVGLYSGAVTNTPALAAASQAFAEVAPALAEHHVGQAGLGYAVAYPFGIFGIILTMLVLRRLFRIDPAKETQQLEALLRSHAPPLTAATIEVAAPAAFGLALSGLAATTTDGVVVSRIMDHGTVRAAGTDTILTPGMLLHAVGRADAVEALCRQVGRRSQADLPALPGPLEVRQLIVTRSAAVGRTVPELGLDQGHDVAVTRIIRSGTEFSPGPDVPLHWGDRLRCVGTAEALTGAEAQVGNSSRDLAKPHILPIFIGILLGTALGSIPVPVPGLPTSVRLGVAGGPLLVSILLSRLHHFGGLVWYLPQSANLLLREIGITLFLSCVGLAAGSRFVASIASGQGLVWFAAGAVITFVPLLTAGVIGRVFLRCNYASTCGLLAGSMTDPPALAFASQMLGGDAPASVYATVYPLAMILRIVTGQLLVLTLFSG
- the mobA gene encoding molybdenum cofactor guanylyltransferase encodes the protein MTPTGPMPLGVILAGGKSSRMGRDKAWLTFFGQPLFRRVANTVAAVTGEVLVSGRDPSPFELAVPWVADETPELGPAGGVLSVLAATGRPCLVVSCDLPFLDEATLVRLIAAWRERPNTAIMTTYRIIETGFVESLVAIYDPAGAEVLRRCLLAGQRRLSAIFPEELRCHVDYSREDSAAARAFFNVNSPPDLIRARGMEEGI
- the moaA gene encoding GTP 3',8-cyclase MoaA; the encoded protein is MTGNAAVLRDGRGREVSYLRLSVTDRCNLACMYCRPKGSITFIPHDKILRYEELLDLVSLARDMGITKVRLTGGEPFARRDFMTFVASIRTRFPDVDLRITTNATLLAGHPATLAELGVRAVNISLDTLDREKFERITGHDRLDAVRRALDECLAAGLRVKLNAVALRGINTVEIPDFVAMAKAAPIDVRFIEFMPVGDGNLWRSENYISARDVLSMAARTAELVPDDHDRAAGGPAKMHRIVDGAGRFGVISPLSEHFCDNCNRLRITADGKLRTCLFSEREYRLRPILRNPVLGLPKVRQIIAMALRTKPLGYEVLNPGGTSKARDMSAIGG
- a CDS encoding formate dehydrogenase accessory sulfurtransferase FdhD, whose protein sequence is MLDAPLTRSVPCRRYRNGRFSDITDDVATEIRVTLTVAGVGKKTLYAAPLDPEVLVLGHAALDMLPAGQLPVMTAAEGLFFDLDVRPDTRPAPDTALPRGLPAAELLGLMRRFIAEPGLWNDTGCFHRAALYDTGIGEFVVRAEDIGRHNCLDRLAGYGLRLGLCLPELVLFLSCRVTASMMHKALRAGIRMVVSRSAVTGAALTAAQEAGITLVGFARDAEERFTVFTDPSGRVGM
- a CDS encoding transposase; this translates as MALDLTRHVRTEESARKFLERHCWPAGRPVCPRCGTGKAYVLAEGRVRCASCRYTFHALSGRFAGLAGLTPRQWLRLLVLFAADETAHAMAAALGMAYNTAYKAATVVRLSILAASLDGLEILKSPLGAELGSAARAMRPDGPEAPLAAIPVFGILERGDMVFIDYLPTLAPQDLLHFNRNFSLPLSRLGSIVYSDRYLRYDALVACGSELLNRRLVEVAGRAPEVDPRQAGFWPYARERLIRFHGVTARKFPLYLKELEFRYNHRDQDILPILLANIASLVPDLN